The following coding sequences are from one Passer domesticus isolate bPasDom1 chromosome 11, bPasDom1.hap1, whole genome shotgun sequence window:
- the GPR87 gene encoding G-protein coupled receptor 87 — protein MVTDARLGSENGSSPNSSSPGQDEFTTIVLPVLYLVIFLASLLLNGLAVWIFFHIRNKTSFIFYLKNIVVADLLMTLTFPFKIIQDSRLGPWHFNSFLCRYTTVLFYANMYTTIVFLGLISIDRYLKVVKPFGDSRMYSITFTKVLSACVWVVMAFLALPNLILTNGYPTRRNVDDCLKLKSPLGVKWHSAVIYINTCMFVVVLVVLIGCYIAISRYIYKSSKQFISSSSRKRKHNQSIRVVVAVFFTCFLPYHLCRIPFTFSHLDKILDDSAHRILYYCKEMTLFLSACNVCLDPIIYFFMCRSFSRRLFRKSNMRTRSESIRSLQSVRRSEVRIYHEYTDV, from the coding sequence ACGCTCGCCTCGGCTCGGAGAACGGCAGCTCGCccaacagcagctccccagggcaggacgAGTTCACCACCATCGTGCTGCCCGTGCTGTACCTCGTCATCTTCCTGGCCAGCCTCCTGCTCAACGGCCTGGCCGTGTGGATCTTCTTCCACATCAGGAACAAAACCAGCTTTATATTTTACCTCAAGAACATCGTGGTGGCAGACCTGCTGATGACGCTGACGTTCCCGTTCAAGATCATCCAGGACTCGCGGCTGGGGCCGTGGCACTTCAACTCCTTCCTGTGCCGCTACACCACGGTGCTGTTCTACGCCAACATGTACACCACCATCGTCTTCCTGGGGCTCATCAGCATCGACCGCTACCTCAAGGTGGTGAAGCCCTTCGGGGACTCCAGGATGTACAGCATCACCTTCACCAAGGTCCTGTCAGCCTGCGTCTGGGTGGTGATGGCCTTCCTGGCGCTGCCCAACCTGATCCTCACCAACGGCTACCCCACCCGCAGGAACGTGGACGACTGCCTGAAGCTGAAGTCTCCCCTGGGGGTCAAGTGGCACTCGGCCGTCATCTACATCAACACCTGCATGTTCGTAGTGGTGCTGGTAGTGCTGATAGGCTGCTACATTGCCATTTCCAGGTACATCTATAAATCCAGCAAACAGTTCATCAGCTCGTCCAGCCGAAAGAGGAAGCACAACCAGAGTATAAGGGTTGTCGTGGCTGTGTTTTTCACCTGCTTTTTGCCCTACCACTTGTGCCGAATACCCTTCACTTTCAGTCATCTGGACAAAATTTTAGATGACTCTGCACACAGGATCTTGTATTATTGTAAGGAAATGACACTGTTCCTGTCCGCATGCAACGTCTGTCTGGATCCCatcatttattttttcatgtgtCGATCATTCTCACGAAGGCTGTTCAGGAAATCCAACATGAGAACCAGGAGCGAGAGCATCAGGTCCCTCCAGAGCGTCAGGAGGTCAGAGGTGCGCATCTACCACGAGTACACTGACGTCTGA